The window TCCGTCGATTCTCTTTCTGTCTTAGAAGAGAAAGGGCATCCTGACTATAAGATGGAGCTATAATGGCTTCAACAAAAGGGGTTTCATGAATTAAACAGGCTAACTTTTCCTCAACTCTTCTATTTATACCAATGATACTTCCATAAGCCGATAGAGGATCACCTTGGTAGGCTTTCTCATAGGCAGTTTCAATGCTTTCAGCAGTAGCCAGCCCACAAGGATTGGTATGCTTGATGAAAACAACAGTAGGTTCATCAAACTCTTTAACAATTCCTAAGGCGGCTTCCAGATCAACCAGATTATTGTAGGATAATTCCTTTCCACTCAATAAACGGGCGGAACCCAGATTAGCTTCTTCCACTAAATTTTCACGATAGAAAGCAGCTTTTTGGTGAGGATTTTCCCCATAACGTAAAACACCAACTTTTTTTGCTCCAATTACTAAATAATTAGGACAAGAATCTTCATTAGGAACCATTTTTTTTGTTAAATAACGGTAAATAATACTATCATAATAGGAAGTATATGGAAATATTTTCACAGCTAATTTCTTTTTGGTGGAAAGAGATATATCTCCACCGGAACTGGATAATTCTTCTAATATTACTGGGTAGTCGGCAGGGTCAACAACTACAGTTACATCCCGATAATTTTTAGCAGCCGCTCTCAACAGAGAAGGGCCACCAATGTCAATGTTTTCAATAGCTTCTTCCAGTGATACATCTTCTTGAGATATGGTTTGCTCAAAGGGATAAAGATTGACCACCACTACTTCTATCGGTAAGATATGTTGTTCCTTTAATTGATTTTGGTGTTCAAGGCTGTCGCTACGTGCTAGTAACCCACCAAAAATTGCCGGGTGCAGTGTTTTCACCCTTCCATCTAAAATCTCCGGAAAACCGGTTACTTCTGATATTAAGGTAACATCTACTCCTGCTTCCTGCAAAATCCTGGCTGTACCTCCGGTAGAAATAATCTGATAACCAGCCTTTGTTAATCCACTGGCAAACTCAATAATACCCGACTTATCGGAAACACTAATAATTGCTCTCTTTGTTTTTTCCACTTTTCTTTCCTTTCCCTTTTCAAAAATTCATTATATAATCAATTAGTAACTGTTAAAAAATACAGTCCTTTTTTTCCAATATCTTTCCGGTAATAATTATGATCAAAATGTATTATCTTTACTCCCTGATAGACTTTATCAATTGATTCTTTTAAAGTGTCTGCCCAAGCAGTTACTCCTAATACCCTACCTCCTGCACTAACAATTTTACCGTCCTTTACCCTGGAGCCAGCATGAAATACTACTATATCATCTCTATCTTTTAATTTTTCTAAACCGATAATTGTTTTCTCTTGCTCATACGTTCCGGGATAGCCTTGAGAAGCCATTACCACACAAACAGTTGACTGACTGTTCCAGCCAATTTCAATCTGGTTTAGATAACCACCTATAGTGGCCTGAATAATTTCCATTAAATCGGTCTTCAATCCAGGAAGGATTACCTGCGTTTCCGGATCTCCAAAGCGAGCATTAAATTCCAATACCCTGGGCCCTTCTCCAGTCAAAATTAAACCAGCGTAAAGAACTCCTTTAAAAATTCTTCCTTCTAGTGCTAAGCCTGATATAATTGGTTGAAATATTTCAGTGAGAACCAGTTTCTGCTGTTCCTCACTGAAAAAAGGAACCGGACTGTAAGCTCCCATGCCCCCTGTATTTAATCCCTCATCATTATCACCAATCTTTTTATGATCCTGAGATGATATCATGGGTAAAATATGTTTACCATCACTGAAGACCAGCATAGATACTTCCTCTCCAGTAAGAAATTCTTCAATTACTACCCTTCTCCCAGCCTCACCAAATCTCTTCTCTTTCATGATTTGAGCAAGAGATTGTTCAGCTTCCGATCTACTATTTACAATAAGAACACCTTTCCCACCAGCTAATCCATCTACCTTAAGTACCAGAGGGAAAGGTTGTTTTTTTATATAAGAAAGCGCCTTATAGTAATCATCAAAAATCTGAAAGCGAGCAGTGGGAATATTATATTTACTCATTATTTGCTTGGCAAAAACCTTGCTTGATTCAATTTCAGCAGCTTTACGTTGAGGCCCAAAGATGGGATAGTTGTATTTTTCAAATAGATCAACAATACCCAGCGAAAGAGGTACTTCAGGTCCTACTATAGTACAGTCTATCTTTTTATTGCGAGCAATTTCTAATATACCAGCAAGATCATCTGTTTTTACTTCCAAACATTCTGCCTGTTCAGCAATACCAGCATTGCCAGGTGTACAATAAATTCTATCTACTAACGGACTCTGTGCTAACTTCCAAACAATAGTGTGTTCTCTGCCACCACTACCAATAACTAAAATATTCAAATATAAATCCTCACAATCTATTATTAGCTTTATAGAAATACTTAAAGGAATTTGTTCCCTTAAAAGTCCCTCTATATTATTGGTTCAGTATTTGTTAATCACTAATATTAAAATGTTTCATAGCTTAAAAAACGTAATAAACTGTTTATGGAACCGGCAGGATAAAGATAAAGATTATCAGGAATTTTAATCCGTTCTTCAAAGGTTGCACCAGCTTTTTTTAGCTCCAGTACTGTCTTTTTATTTTTAAACATCTGCACTAATACTGATTCTCTAGCAAAAAACAAAGCGCTATACTGTAAAGAACGGGGTTTATTTTTAGTACTACCTATGTAACTAAAGATAAGCATATTGGGAGTTGTAGCATATCTTGCTTTTTGAATTATGGTAATCATTTGTGGTCTAATTTCTCCCTTTACCAGATTGATGGGTATTTTTTTCAAACGATGATGGTAATCAAGATAAGTCTGAGGGCTATTTATAATATCAATATCCACTCCGATATCCTGGGAAGAACGATCTTGTAGAAACTTTATTATATCTGAACCCTCATCCATTCGACCGCCAATAGCAGAAAAAAATGCCTTTCTTTCACCGTATTCCTCAATCCATTCCTTACTATCTTTTAAACCAAATACAAATTGATGCTCATACTTTAAAAAAAGAGAAACAAATATTTCAAAATTTCCTTCTATACTGGTTAATCTCTCCACAAAATCATTTATCCACTCTTTGCCATTCACTTTCTTACATCCTTCCTCATTTAACTATTTTCTATTAACTGTAAAGATAGGCATTAGAAACATATTGTAACACCATACGATGGGTATTAAAGAAAGAGGCATTAATGGCAATACAATGCCTCATCATATTGATCCATTGATTTCGTTTATGATAATAGGTTGGTATTATTTCTATTTCCAACTTTTTGTACAGAGAATCGGCCTCTTCCTGTTCAATGCTTTCCATATTTGCTGCTGATCCTATAGACCATCCGGTAATACCCTCAATACATCCTTCCACCCACCATCCATCCAGGATACTAAAACTGGGAATTCCATTATGAGCAGCTTTCATCCCTGAAGTCCCAGATGCTTCCTGAGGCTTTCTGGGAGTATTCAACCATAAATCTACTCCAGAGGTTAATATTTTCCCTAAATTCATATTATAGTTTTTCAGATAGACAATTTTGATATTCTCCTGGCATGGTAATTGCAGTGAGGTATTGATAATCTTTTGAATTAATTCTTTCCCCCTCTGATCCCTGGGATGTGCCTTACCAGCAAAAACCAGCTGAATATTCCCCTTCCTGCTGGCAATATCAATTAACTGGTTCAAATTGTAAAAAATTAAATCAGCCCGTTTATAAGCAGTAGCTCTTCTGGCAAACCCTATGGTAAATACTTCTTTCTCAAACTTTAAATTGGTAAGTTTATTAATGTAAGCAATCAATTCTTCTTTCTCTTTCTGATGGGCTTTCCAAACCTCCATATCAGGAATATTCAGGGCATAACGTAAACTGAAGGGATCAGATTTCCAACCGGGAATATATTGATCGTATAGTTCCGTAAAATATTTCCCGGTCCAAGTAGCGGAATGAACACCATTGGTAATAGAATCAATATGATATCCTGGAAACATTTCACGGGATACCAAGCCATGTCTTTTAGCAACTCCATTAACATAATGGCTAAGATTGAGGGCTAATTGGGTCATATTCAGTTTTTCTTCACCAGCCAGGCTTTTTAATAGGTCATAGGGAATTATATTACCTAGGACCTGCTCAACTAATTGATAGGGGAATTGGTCCATTCCTGCCAGTACTGGGGTATGTGTGGTAAAAACACACATTTTTTTAACTTGATCAATATCCCAGTTATCTCTCTCTAAATTATTAAATTGACATAATAATTCCAGAGCAAGCAAACTGGCATGGCCTTCATTCATATGATATCTTGAGATGTTTTTATATCCCAGTTCCTTTAGCATTTTCACGCCACCAATTCCTAATACTATCTCCTGTGCCAGACGGTATCGTTCATCACCACCATATAAATAATAAGAGAGGCTACGATCATATTCACTATTTTCGGGTAGATCAGTATCTAAAAAATAAACAGGTACATTATCACCATCAACACCTTTTATCATATACATCCAGGACTGAACAATAACGTTTCTCTTCTCAATTTCTACTTGAATACGGGCTGGTAGTTGAATCAGTTTATCCTGAGGATTCCATTCTTCCGGTAATTCCTGCTGATATCCCTGTTCATCAATATCTTGTCTAAGATAACCCTTTTTATAAAGCAAGGTTATACCAACCAGGGGGACACCTAAATCTGCTGATGATCGAATCGTATCACCAGCTAAAATTCCTAATCCACCACTATAGGTAGGTATTTTAGTATCAACGCAAATCTCCATTGAAAAATAGGCAATTTTATTCTCTCCCTTAATACATTCTTCATGTTCATAAAGCAAACTTTTCCTGGCCTCCATCTTGCCTCCCCTTTATTATCTTTTTATCATAAATAAGTTAAAACTCTTAGTATCTATAGCCAAAATAGATATAAATATGAAAAGTATTATAAATTTAGTTCTACAAATAAAAAACGATATGGCTGATTTATTCTATATTTAGCTTATCTGATTTTATCATATTTGGTCAATTTCTTATAATACTCCATTAACTTTTATCGGGATCAGGAGCAATATTTTATAAAGTTTTAATAAATATTTTATGAGTATTTTAAAATAATATCATATAATAAAATAAGAAAGAATATATAGTAAGAAACGATACTAATCTGTTTAAATAAAGATTAG is drawn from Atribacterota bacterium and contains these coding sequences:
- the purH gene encoding bifunctional phosphoribosylaminoimidazolecarboxamide formyltransferase/IMP cyclohydrolase, whose product is MEKTKRAIISVSDKSGIIEFASGLTKAGYQIISTGGTARILQEAGVDVTLISEVTGFPEILDGRVKTLHPAIFGGLLARSDSLEHQNQLKEQHILPIEVVVVNLYPFEQTISQEDVSLEEAIENIDIGGPSLLRAAAKNYRDVTVVVDPADYPVILEELSSSGGDISLSTKKKLAVKIFPYTSYYDSIIYRYLTKKMVPNEDSCPNYLVIGAKKVGVLRYGENPHQKAAFYRENLVEEANLGSARLLSGKELSYNNLVDLEAALGIVKEFDEPTVVFIKHTNPCGLATAESIETAYEKAYQGDPLSAYGSIIGINRRVEEKLACLIHETPFVEAIIAPSYSQDALSLLRQKENRRITEVGDLRTQDRHIKELKRISGGFLIQDRDFKNISPDDLVVVTKKQPNKEDIEELLLAWKMVKHVKSNAIVLSRNKQLIGVGAGQMSRVDSAQIAIRKAGECSKGSYLASDAYFPFADGVEVAGKAGVKAIIQPGGSKRDGEVIAAANSMGMIMVFTGYRCFKH
- the purD gene encoding phosphoribosylamine--glycine ligase encodes the protein MNILVIGSGGREHTIVWKLAQSPLVDRIYCTPGNAGIAEQAECLEVKTDDLAGILEIARNKKIDCTIVGPEVPLSLGIVDLFEKYNYPIFGPQRKAAEIESSKVFAKQIMSKYNIPTARFQIFDDYYKALSYIKKQPFPLVLKVDGLAGGKGVLIVNSRSEAEQSLAQIMKEKRFGEAGRRVVIEEFLTGEEVSMLVFSDGKHILPMISSQDHKKIGDNDEGLNTGGMGAYSPVPFFSEEQQKLVLTEIFQPIISGLALEGRIFKGVLYAGLILTGEGPRVLEFNARFGDPETQVILPGLKTDLMEIIQATIGGYLNQIEIGWNSQSTVCVVMASQGYPGTYEQEKTIIGLEKLKDRDDIVVFHAGSRVKDGKIVSAGGRVLGVTAWADTLKESIDKVYQGVKIIHFDHNYYRKDIGKKGLYFLTVTN
- the glgP gene encoding alpha-glucan family phosphorylase, giving the protein MEARKSLLYEHEECIKGENKIAYFSMEICVDTKIPTYSGGLGILAGDTIRSSADLGVPLVGITLLYKKGYLRQDIDEQGYQQELPEEWNPQDKLIQLPARIQVEIEKRNVIVQSWMYMIKGVDGDNVPVYFLDTDLPENSEYDRSLSYYLYGGDERYRLAQEIVLGIGGVKMLKELGYKNISRYHMNEGHASLLALELLCQFNNLERDNWDIDQVKKMCVFTTHTPVLAGMDQFPYQLVEQVLGNIIPYDLLKSLAGEEKLNMTQLALNLSHYVNGVAKRHGLVSREMFPGYHIDSITNGVHSATWTGKYFTELYDQYIPGWKSDPFSLRYALNIPDMEVWKAHQKEKEELIAYINKLTNLKFEKEVFTIGFARRATAYKRADLIFYNLNQLIDIASRKGNIQLVFAGKAHPRDQRGKELIQKIINTSLQLPCQENIKIVYLKNYNMNLGKILTSGVDLWLNTPRKPQEASGTSGMKAAHNGIPSFSILDGWWVEGCIEGITGWSIGSAANMESIEQEEADSLYKKLEIEIIPTYYHKRNQWINMMRHCIAINASFFNTHRMVLQYVSNAYLYS